A window of Cheilinus undulatus linkage group 1, ASM1832078v1, whole genome shotgun sequence contains these coding sequences:
- the kifc3 gene encoding kinesin-like protein KIFC3 isoform X3: protein MFSTRKTWDLGHAPCLQELWKKDISLDASSVDFLMSDGEDDSSFLSLPATAFSQRPSLTTELNETNAPSQQLLIQTLQDKVSEFQARLRSEEVTRHLLLQQLQQQSAQEKTGGGVGGVQTSAIPNGVRLLQQGEQPSDHFSCAEEEQLVTRLRTQVEELEEKLLDQTQEVERLRSELGATDLEKQLELLVVENQRLKQELKSCKSSELLNLDAAAETCSCSHSQDAESLRREVSRWEGQARHRERRLAELERELLEKTSKVESLRQQLDESTRQLEESRRRQAEAEQKLSLRLQECEDELARQAVTPPRVKYVTQTVEVESADSQKALAELQAKNAGLQEQLSVQRQLLRELETQLHESQRTCAQLRTQILVYEGEMERAQGQLEAEMQNLEEEKNRVIEEAFIRAESEMKAVHENLAGVRMNLLSLQPALRTLTSDYNCLKRQVQDFPFMLDKAITEAKREICQVISEVSNTNQELLRKYKREMNLRKKCHNELVRLKGNIRVFCRVRPVSQEEQDFTDSKTMLSFDSEDDGILYLSNKGKIMSFELDKVFPPQATQEEVFQEVQSLVTSCIDGFNVCIFAYGQTGSGKTYTMEGVLDDPGINQRALRLLFSEVTEKAPDWDYKITVSMVEIYNETLRNLLGENPTDKLDIKMNPDGSGQLYVPGLTEFIVESPEDINKVFELGHMNRATACTNLNEHSSRSHALLIINVSGYNAATGIRTQGKLNLVDLAGSERIAKSGAEGSRLREAQCINKSLSALGDVINALRSKHSHVPFRNSRLTYLLQDSLSGDSKTLMMVQVSPLPSNMSESVCSLKFAQRVRSVELSLSSSSSRRHENSSTSSSPTHDSVELDSPPVTPVPLPISRASSAGSTLSSSSRTPSISRRRSQSQLSADRQVDRASPLVGDGGQDD from the exons ACCCTACAGGACAAAGTGAGCGAGTTTCAGGCTCGTCTTCGCTCTGAAGAAGTCACTCGTCACCTGCTGctccagcagctgcagcagcagagcgcCCAGGAGAAGACGGGCGGTGGTGTCGGAGGAGTTCAGACGTCTGCCATACCTAACG GAGTGAGGCTACTGCAGCAAGGTGAGCAGCCTTCAGATCATTTCAGCTGTGCAGAAGAAGAGCAGCTCGTTACTCGGCTGCGCACACAG gtggaggagctggaggagaagcTGTTGGATCAGACTCAGGAGGTGGAGAGACTTCGCTCTGAACTG GGGGCGACAGACCTGGAGAAGCAGCTGGAGCTGCTGGTGGTGGAGAACCAGCGTCTGAAGCAGGAGCTGAAGTCATGCAAGAGCTCAGAGCTTCTGAACCTCGACGCTGCTGCAGAGACGTGCAGCTGCAGCCACAGCCAg GATGCGGAGTCTCTGCGGAGGGAGGTGTCTCGCTGGGAGGGCCAGGCCCGGCACAGGGAGCGGCGGCTGGCTGAGTTGGAGCGGGAGCTGCTGGAGAAAACCTCCAAAGTGGAGAGTCTTCGCCAACAGCTGGACGAGTCGACCCGGCAGCTGGAGGAGTCTAGGAGGAGGCAGGCAGAGGCTGAGCAGAAACTCTCCCTCAGACTTCAGGAGTGTGAGGATGAGCTCGCCAGGCAGGCAGTGACACCCCCAAGAGTCAAG TATGTCACTCAGACGGTGGAGGTGGAGTCGGCCGACTCTCAGAAAGCTCTGGCCGAGCTGCAGGCGAAGAACGCTGGCCTGCAGGAGCAGCTGTCGGTGCAGAGACAGCTGCTGAGGGAGCTTGAGACACAGCTGCATGAGTCCCAGAGGACCTGCGCCCAGCTAAGGACGCAG ATCCTGGTCTATGAGGGAGAGATGGAGCGGGCTCAGGGTCAGCTGGAGGCTGAGATGCAGAacctggaggaggagaagaaccGTGTGATCGAGGAGGCGTTCATCAGAGCTGAGAGTGAGATGAAAGCTGTCCACGAGAACCTGGCAG GAGTGCGTATGAACCTGCTGAGCCTGCAGCCGGCCCTCAGGACGCTCACCTCTGACTACAACTGTCTGAAGAGGCAGGTGCAGGACTTCCCCTTCATGCTGGACAAAGCTATCACCGAGGCAAAGCGCGAG ATCTGTCAGGTGATCAGTGAGGTGAGCAACACCAACCAGGAGCTTCTACGGAAATACAAGCGAGAGATGAACCTGAGGAAGAAATGTCACAACGAGCTGGTCCGACTCAAAG GTAACATCCGTGTTTTCTGCCGCGTCCGGCCTGTCAGTCAGGAGGAGCAGGACTTCACCGACTCCAAAACCATGCTGAGCTTCGACTCTGAAGATGACGGCATCCTCTACCTCTCAAACAAGGGCAAAATCATGAGCTTTGAGCTAGACAAAGTCTTCCCTCCTCAGGCCACGCAGGAAGAG GTTTTTCAggaggtccagtctctggtcacTTCCTGTATCGACGGCTTTAATGTCTGCATCTTTGCCTACGGACAGACCGGCTCGGGGAAAACGTACACTATGGAG GGCGTGTTGGATGACCCCGGCATCAACCAGCGAGCGCTCCGTCTGCTCTTCTCTGAGGTGACGGAGAAAGCTCCAGACTGGGACTACAAGATCACTGTGAGCATGGTGGAGATCTATAACGAGACGCTGCG GAACCTCCTAGGAGAAAATCCTACAGACAAGCTGGACATTAAGATGAACCCTGATGGCAGCGGGCAGCTCTACGTCCCCGGACTGACCGAGTTTATTGTGGAGAGCCCGGAGGACATCAACAAG GTGTTTGAGTTGGGTCACATGAACAGAGCGACAGCCTGCACCAACCTAAACGAGCACAGCTCTCGTTCTCACGCTCTGCTCATCATCAATGTGTCAGGCTACAACGCTGCTACTGGGATCCGCACACAAG gAAAGTTGAACCTGGTTGATCTGGCAGGCTCAGAGCGCATCGCTAAGTCAGGGGCAGAGGGCAGCCGTCTCAGAGAAGCTCAGTGCATCAATAAATCTCTGTCAGCGCTTGGTGATGTCATCAATGCACTGAGGAGTAAACACTCCCACGTCCCATTTAGAAACTCTCGCCTCACCTACCTGCTGCAGGACTCTCTGAGCGGAGACAGCAAGACCCTGATGATGGTGCAG GTGTCTCCACTTCCTAGCAACATGAGCGAGTCAGTCTGCTCGCTGAAGTTTGCTCAGCGAGTTCGCAGCGTTGAGCTGAGCCTCTCATCTTCATCCTCCAGAAGACACGAGAACTCGTCCACCTCATCCTCGCCAACCCACGACAGTGTCGAG TTGGACTCCCCTCCGGTGACACCGGTCCCCCTCCCAATTTCTCGGGCCAGCAGTGCCGGTTCTaccctctcctcatcctccagaACTCCCAGTATATCCAGGAGGAGGTCCCAGTCCCAGCTCTCTGCAG ACAGGCAGGTAGACAGAGCCAGCCCATTGGTTGGGGACGGTGGGCAG gacGACTGA
- the kifc3 gene encoding kinesin-like protein KIFC3 isoform X4, giving the protein MSDGEDDSSFLSLPATAFSQRPSLTTELNETNAPSQQLLIQTLQDKVSEFQARLRSEEVTRHLLLQQLQQQSAQEKTGGGVGGVQTSAIPNGVRLLQQGEQPSDHFSCAEEEQLVTRLRTQVEELEEKLLDQTQEVERLRSELGATDLEKQLELLVVENQRLKQELKSCKSSELLNLDAAAETCSCSHSQDAESLRREVSRWEGQARHRERRLAELERELLEKTSKVESLRQQLDESTRQLEESRRRQAEAEQKLSLRLQECEDELARQAVTPPRVKYVTQTVEVESADSQKALAELQAKNAGLQEQLSVQRQLLRELETQLHESQRTCAQLRTQILVYEGEMERAQGQLEAEMQNLEEEKNRVIEEAFIRAESEMKAVHENLAGVRMNLLSLQPALRTLTSDYNCLKRQVQDFPFMLDKAITEAKREICQVISEVSNTNQELLRKYKREMNLRKKCHNELVRLKGNIRVFCRVRPVSQEEQDFTDSKTMLSFDSEDDGILYLSNKGKIMSFELDKVFPPQATQEEVFQEVQSLVTSCIDGFNVCIFAYGQTGSGKTYTMEGVLDDPGINQRALRLLFSEVTEKAPDWDYKITVSMVEIYNETLRNLLGENPTDKLDIKMNPDGSGQLYVPGLTEFIVESPEDINKVFELGHMNRATACTNLNEHSSRSHALLIINVSGYNAATGIRTQGKLNLVDLAGSERIAKSGAEGSRLREAQCINKSLSALGDVINALRSKHSHVPFRNSRLTYLLQDSLSGDSKTLMMVQVSPLPSNMSESVCSLKFAQRVRSVELSLSSSSSRRHENSSTSSSPTHDSVELDSPPVTPVPLPISRASSAGSTLSSSSRTPSISRRRSQSQLSADRQVDRASPLVGDGGQDD; this is encoded by the exons ACCCTACAGGACAAAGTGAGCGAGTTTCAGGCTCGTCTTCGCTCTGAAGAAGTCACTCGTCACCTGCTGctccagcagctgcagcagcagagcgcCCAGGAGAAGACGGGCGGTGGTGTCGGAGGAGTTCAGACGTCTGCCATACCTAACG GAGTGAGGCTACTGCAGCAAGGTGAGCAGCCTTCAGATCATTTCAGCTGTGCAGAAGAAGAGCAGCTCGTTACTCGGCTGCGCACACAG gtggaggagctggaggagaagcTGTTGGATCAGACTCAGGAGGTGGAGAGACTTCGCTCTGAACTG GGGGCGACAGACCTGGAGAAGCAGCTGGAGCTGCTGGTGGTGGAGAACCAGCGTCTGAAGCAGGAGCTGAAGTCATGCAAGAGCTCAGAGCTTCTGAACCTCGACGCTGCTGCAGAGACGTGCAGCTGCAGCCACAGCCAg GATGCGGAGTCTCTGCGGAGGGAGGTGTCTCGCTGGGAGGGCCAGGCCCGGCACAGGGAGCGGCGGCTGGCTGAGTTGGAGCGGGAGCTGCTGGAGAAAACCTCCAAAGTGGAGAGTCTTCGCCAACAGCTGGACGAGTCGACCCGGCAGCTGGAGGAGTCTAGGAGGAGGCAGGCAGAGGCTGAGCAGAAACTCTCCCTCAGACTTCAGGAGTGTGAGGATGAGCTCGCCAGGCAGGCAGTGACACCCCCAAGAGTCAAG TATGTCACTCAGACGGTGGAGGTGGAGTCGGCCGACTCTCAGAAAGCTCTGGCCGAGCTGCAGGCGAAGAACGCTGGCCTGCAGGAGCAGCTGTCGGTGCAGAGACAGCTGCTGAGGGAGCTTGAGACACAGCTGCATGAGTCCCAGAGGACCTGCGCCCAGCTAAGGACGCAG ATCCTGGTCTATGAGGGAGAGATGGAGCGGGCTCAGGGTCAGCTGGAGGCTGAGATGCAGAacctggaggaggagaagaaccGTGTGATCGAGGAGGCGTTCATCAGAGCTGAGAGTGAGATGAAAGCTGTCCACGAGAACCTGGCAG GAGTGCGTATGAACCTGCTGAGCCTGCAGCCGGCCCTCAGGACGCTCACCTCTGACTACAACTGTCTGAAGAGGCAGGTGCAGGACTTCCCCTTCATGCTGGACAAAGCTATCACCGAGGCAAAGCGCGAG ATCTGTCAGGTGATCAGTGAGGTGAGCAACACCAACCAGGAGCTTCTACGGAAATACAAGCGAGAGATGAACCTGAGGAAGAAATGTCACAACGAGCTGGTCCGACTCAAAG GTAACATCCGTGTTTTCTGCCGCGTCCGGCCTGTCAGTCAGGAGGAGCAGGACTTCACCGACTCCAAAACCATGCTGAGCTTCGACTCTGAAGATGACGGCATCCTCTACCTCTCAAACAAGGGCAAAATCATGAGCTTTGAGCTAGACAAAGTCTTCCCTCCTCAGGCCACGCAGGAAGAG GTTTTTCAggaggtccagtctctggtcacTTCCTGTATCGACGGCTTTAATGTCTGCATCTTTGCCTACGGACAGACCGGCTCGGGGAAAACGTACACTATGGAG GGCGTGTTGGATGACCCCGGCATCAACCAGCGAGCGCTCCGTCTGCTCTTCTCTGAGGTGACGGAGAAAGCTCCAGACTGGGACTACAAGATCACTGTGAGCATGGTGGAGATCTATAACGAGACGCTGCG GAACCTCCTAGGAGAAAATCCTACAGACAAGCTGGACATTAAGATGAACCCTGATGGCAGCGGGCAGCTCTACGTCCCCGGACTGACCGAGTTTATTGTGGAGAGCCCGGAGGACATCAACAAG GTGTTTGAGTTGGGTCACATGAACAGAGCGACAGCCTGCACCAACCTAAACGAGCACAGCTCTCGTTCTCACGCTCTGCTCATCATCAATGTGTCAGGCTACAACGCTGCTACTGGGATCCGCACACAAG gAAAGTTGAACCTGGTTGATCTGGCAGGCTCAGAGCGCATCGCTAAGTCAGGGGCAGAGGGCAGCCGTCTCAGAGAAGCTCAGTGCATCAATAAATCTCTGTCAGCGCTTGGTGATGTCATCAATGCACTGAGGAGTAAACACTCCCACGTCCCATTTAGAAACTCTCGCCTCACCTACCTGCTGCAGGACTCTCTGAGCGGAGACAGCAAGACCCTGATGATGGTGCAG GTGTCTCCACTTCCTAGCAACATGAGCGAGTCAGTCTGCTCGCTGAAGTTTGCTCAGCGAGTTCGCAGCGTTGAGCTGAGCCTCTCATCTTCATCCTCCAGAAGACACGAGAACTCGTCCACCTCATCCTCGCCAACCCACGACAGTGTCGAG TTGGACTCCCCTCCGGTGACACCGGTCCCCCTCCCAATTTCTCGGGCCAGCAGTGCCGGTTCTaccctctcctcatcctccagaACTCCCAGTATATCCAGGAGGAGGTCCCAGTCCCAGCTCTCTGCAG ACAGGCAGGTAGACAGAGCCAGCCCATTGGTTGGGGACGGTGGGCAG gacGACTGA